In one Nicotiana tomentosiformis chromosome 6, ASM39032v3, whole genome shotgun sequence genomic region, the following are encoded:
- the LOC138893899 gene encoding uncharacterized protein, producing MVVHKAPPRTEDISEKDSGRVPELSEIEDASHRSQRMGDMSERTLFESFRTEENSPGNSLGVVAIEDSPTFPVFSAGAIREAQALGALKLDRPHDIKDPFRDLFIGVEDTTSTSDASDLFYEVQQALNQAVTVHRESCSRSRTELHRYEAELQQVTEERNSLKLLLGQMGEEIKDLQADLAKAHQNQINMSEQKEGMDRFVAEKEAARAQLSSAENQLRTMKEKGSVLARRIEELEARLASEIAKAESDAKKAKVDVDALVSVYRADAEVAQVVHGYCLVKNLTGKTHLG from the exons atggtggttcataaggctccgcctcgaactgaggatatatcggagaaagattcgggaaGAGTCCCAGAGTTGTCGGAGATCGAAGACgcttcccatcgaagccaacggatgggggatatgtctgaaaggACTCTTTTCGAATcttttcgaaccgaagagaattcCCCAGGTAATTCTCTTGGGGtagtagcaatcgaagactcgcctACCTTCCCTGTTTTTTCCGCAGGGGCAATTCGGgaggcccaagctttgggggccctcaaattagataggcctcatgatataaaggatccttttcgtgacctaTTTATCGGTGTCGAGGACACTACCAGTACAAGTGACGCGTCGGATCTTTTTTACgaagtgcagcaggctttgaatcag gccgtgacagttcatcgagaatcatgttctcggtcccgaaccgagctgcatcgatacgaggccgagcttcaacaggttacggaggagaggaactccctaaaactCCTCTTAGGCCAAATGGGGgaagaaataaaagacctccaagCTGATTTGGCCAAAGCTCACCAAAATCAGATCAATatgtccgagcag AAAGAAGGAATGGACCGCTTTGTTGCAGAGAAAgaagctgctcgagcccaattgtcatcggccgaaaaccaacttcgaACAATGAAGGAGAAAGGCTCGGTCctagcaagaagaatagaggagctcgaggctcggttggcctctgaaattgccaaggccgaatctgacgccAAAAAGGCAAAGGTCGATGTGGATGCACTCGTGTCCGTCTATCGAGCCGATGCCGAAgttgcccag GTAGTACATGgttattgcctcgttaaaaacctcaccgggaaaacccatttgggataa